In the genome of Polynucleobacter sp. TSB-Sco08W16, the window GTGTGATTTGGTAGCTCAGCACTGCCAACCGCAACCAAACCAGAGCGTGCTACATAAGTATGTGTAGATGTGTGTCTAAAAATCTCTACGGGTTTTTGATCGGCAGTGAGCTCTTTCAACAACTTCGCATCAACCACATTTGCTCCTGCAGCACTCACCTCTAGAGAGAGGAGGTCATTTTCGAGAGTAAATTTTTCTGCGCTCTCTGTGGCTATTGTTTTGGCATTGGGTGCCTGAGGCGTGGCCGACACGCCAGAGATGGCAGCCGGCATATCTAATTTTGGTGTGCCAGCTTTATCTGTTGCTGTAGCGGCTACATTGGAGGCGCCCCCAAACATTGAAGGCTTGCCCTCATGAACTTGCCAATTGTTGTAAAGCATTAGGCCTGACAGTGAAAACACAGCCCAAAGAATTGTTTTTTTAAAGTCCATTTGTATTCACTTAAATTAATGAGATGTTTGTTTTACCGCAGGATCATAACCGCCGTGTGACAAGGGGTTACAGCGTGCAATCCGCCAAGCTGTCAGACCAAGACTCTTGAAAAATCCATAGTGATTAAAGCAGTCACAAGCATATTGCGAACAGGTGGGCACATATTTACATTGCATGCCCACATAAGGACTGAGTAAAAGTTGATACACACGGACCAACTTCACCGCTGCGCGATTTAAAGTGCGCACCTTATAAAAGCTCCACCACTTGAGAGCGCAAGAGTTCTTTTTCTTTCTTCCTAAGTCTGCCGCGAGTTTGACGACCGATAGGCTTCTTAAGCTTGACAACAACATCTTTGTTTAATGTTGTTGATTGCGCAGACCAAACCAACTCTCGGATCATTCGCTTTAGGCGATTTCG includes:
- the rnpA gene encoding ribonuclease P protein component, with protein sequence MYLVGAPQGAKPDLGIAVAKKLVKRAVDRNRLKRMIRELVWSAQSTTLNKDVVVKLKKPIGRQTRGRLRKKEKELLRSQVVELL
- the yidD gene encoding membrane protein insertion efficiency factor YidD, which encodes MLLSSLRSLSVVKLAADLGRKKKNSCALKWWSFYKVRTLNRAAVKLVRVYQLLLSPYVGMQCKYVPTCSQYACDCFNHYGFFKSLGLTAWRIARCNPLSHGGYDPAVKQTSH